The Longimicrobium sp. region CCGGCGCTTCGTCGAGGGACGCGCTGTGGGGCCCCACCGCAACCTGGCCCGCGTGCGCGAGGTGGCAGAGGGCCAGGCGCCGTTCGCCGCCGTGCTCGCGTGCGCCGACTCGCGCGTGCCGGTGGAGATCGTGTTCGACCAGGGCTTCGGCGACGTGTTCGTGTGCCGCGCGGCGGGGAACATCGTCACTCCGGAGCTGATCGGCAGCCTGGAGTTCGGCACGCTGGTGCTGGGCGCCAGGGCGCTGGTGGTGCTGGGCCACACGCAGTGCGGCGCCGTGAAGGCCACCATCGCGGGCCAGGCGGTGCCCGGGCAGATCAGCACGCTGTACCGCCACATCCGCCCGGCGGTGGACCGCTCCGCCACGCGCGAGCTGGAAGACGTGGCGCGCCACAACGTGCGCATACAGGCCGAGCTGCTGCGTACCTCGTCGCCCGTGATCGCGCAGCTGATCGCCGAGGAAAAACTGGTGGTGGCGGGCGGCGTGTACGACCTGGAGACGGGTCGCGTGGTGCTGCTGGAGGAGTGACCTCCCGGAGAAGGCGTCGAACTGACGATACGAACCCGCTGGCGTCGCTGCCGGCGGGTTCGCTTTCGTTCGGGGCATCCACCCCGCGCCACGGGTAAACGTGTGGCGCCGGGGCACGCGGGTTGCTCTCCGCCGCCCGGACACTCGTCTGTCTCGAACCTGTGGAGGTGTATGGCTACGTATGGCATGGCCGCCCGCCGTCTGTTTGCGTGCGCGGCCCTGGTGTTCCTGGCGCCCGGGGGGTGCGCGGACGTGCTCTCCAACGTAGAGCCCGGGAACAAAGAGGAAGAGAACTCCGATACGGGCACACGGGGGATGGGCCCGTTCCAGGGCGTGGACGGCGAATCGCCGTCCCAGGCCATGTCCGCCAGCACCGATTGCCCCAACCGCTGCGCGCTGCCCATGAAGGACCGGCCGAACATGCCCGCCGGGACCACGCAGACGTTCGAGGTCGACGAGGTGGCGCGGCTCCTGGGCAACGGCTCCTCCGCGGCGCCCTTCACCTGGCGTAACGCGAGCGGCGCCGTGGAGCTGCGCGTTCCGGACGGCTACGGCGGGCGGATGGCGTCGGGGATGAACAACTGGGGGCAGACGGCGGGCTACCTCACCATCAACGGCGTCGAGAAGTACGCGGCCGCGTGGGAGCCGGACGGCACGCCGGTGGTGCTGCGCTCGTCCCGCGGCGGGCCCCCGGTGCCCGGCGAGGCGCTGGCCATCAGCGACAGCTCGGTGATCGTGGGGCGCACCACCGACGGCCGCGCCTTCCGCAGCCACTGGCGCACGGGCTTCCGCTACCTGGGCGAGGCGGGCACCGCCGCGCACGACGTAGACTGGCACGGCCGCGCCATCGGGTTCTACACCACCGCGTCGGGCACCCGGCGGCCCGCGCTGTGGGCAGCGGACGGCTCGCGGACGGACCTGGGCGCGCTGCCGGGGCACACGGGCGGCGAGGCCTTGGCCATCAGCCCGCGCACGGGCTACGTGGTGGGCGTCAGCACCGGCGGCGGCGCCGAGCGCGGGTGGATCTGGACCGCCGACGCGGGGATGAAGCCGCTTCCCGAGGGGTTCAAGCCCAGGGACGTGAACGCCTACGGCGAGGTGGTTGGGTGGTCGGGCGGCACCGACTGGCCCAATGCGGTGTGCGCGGTGTGGTGGCAGGGCTACGGGCTGCGGCCTCTGCCCCTGATCCCGGGAACGAGCGGCTGCGAGGCCCACTCCATCAACAGCTGGGGAGACGTGGCGGGGTTCAGCGAGAGCATGGAGCAGGACGGCCGCCATCTGGTCGTCGTTCGCACGCCCGTCGTGTGGACCTGGGCCAGCAAGAAGTACCGCTACGGCTTCTGAGTGCGTAAAGGACGTCGGGGGCGCGGAGTGCATCCCGTGCCCCTCACCGTTCTGCCCCAGGTTCATTCTCGTGTGCCCGACGATCACGATTGCGAGCTTCGCATCGCCGCGTCCGGAGCGTGACAGCGACGATCGAGGAGGCGGAACTCGAACTCCATGCGCGGTCTCCGGGCGTGCACCGCTCCCGCGAGGCCCGTCTGCACCCAATGCAAAGCCTCGCGGATGCATCCTGCACGAATGAGTATCTCAGCGCGCAGACGGTAGAGAGACAACTGCATGTCGGGCTCGCTCGACGGCAGGGTGTCCCACAGCACGTCCAGGTGGTGTTCGGCCGCGTTTCCACGCCCGACAGCAGTCTCGAATTTCACCCGCCGGAGTTCGGTTCCAAGCTCGTCCCCCGCTGCTCCTTCCGACGCTCCGCGCTCGAATTCGGCCCGCGCCGTGGCCGAACTGCCTCCCGCCCGCACTCGCGTGATCGCCAATTCCTGGAGAATCCGTCCGGGGGTGCTCAACGGGTGGTAAATGGCGGCTCCACTCCCCGTAGACCACCGGGCGCAGCATGATGACGCGCCTCGCAGCGTTTCCAGGGATCGCGCGAAATTTCCGATCGTGGTGTACCCGACCGCCCTGTAATGCCGCCCCCGGAGTCCAGCCGCCCGGTCGCCTGCCTCGTCCGCAAATCGTGCTGCCGCGCCGCCGAGCGAAAGCAAACGCCGGTAGCGCCACGAGCGCGCCAGCAGTGATGCATCCAGAGAGCCCACATGGTCTTGCGACGTATCGTTCAGGACGGCGGCCTTGGCGAGCATCACTTGCGCGAACGCCGTCCGCCGGGCGGCAACGGACGAGATCCCGTTGATCATGACCAGCAGGCGATTCAACGCGACGAGGTGCTGGTGGGCATTCCCGCAGTCCGTTACGGGAACCGCCTGTACCTGGCTCACGATTTCGTCCGCGTCCCGGGGCGTGAATGCATCGCCGTCCCGGACGTGCCGCTTCCAGGCCAGGATGGTCTCGAAGGGAATGACGCCGCGGTGAACCGCGGCGTGGCAGTCGCGACACAGAATCAGCGCATTCGAGGCAATCGACCGGCCCCCCAGGGCATGGGCGATGATGTGGTGGGCCTGGAGAGGCAGGTCCCGGAACTCGCAGAGCGGGTTGGTGCAGCGGTAGCCTTGTAGCGCATACGTTTCGGCGAGCGTCGCGGGCGGAAACAGCCGCAGCGGGTCACGTTGCGTACGGAACCGCCTGGGAGGAGCGATCAAGCCCTTTCCGCGATCGCCCCGCTTTCGCGCCTGCACCGTGCGTTTCATCATTCTTCCGAGGCCAGGGCCAAAGTCGCTGCTCAGCGGCCACGTTCCACGCTGGGAAGCCCCACCATGGAAATATGTGTGATCGGAGCTGGCGCGGTGGAAGTTGGAGCCGCAAAGCGCCAGGCCAGCCCGAGGGCGGCGCGGACGCGGTTTCGTCAGGTGCGGGAGCCGGGATGGCGGCTTCGCGGTGGGGGCGGCGCTGCCCGGCCGCCACCACCGCCCGCGCGCGGCAGCGGCTCGCTACCCGGTCGGCGTCGGAGATCCGGGCCCAACTCCACGCTGTTCTCTCCTTGCGCGGCGCGAACTCACCCGCCGATCGTCAGCCCGCGCATCCAGGCGAGATAAGGCCCTGCATCGGCGTGCGATGCAGGGCCATTTCGTCCCCGCGATCGACCGTGCGCGGTGGCTACTTCGTCCAGACCGCCCAGTCGCTGCCGGACGCGGCGAGGGTCCACCCAGCGCCCGGCGACCAGCTACCCGGGCCGATCTTCATCGCAAGATTCCCGTTGACGATGGCCGCGTAGCGGTACGCGTCCGCCGCCTGCACGGAGATGGTGCTGGTGGACGTGACGCCCTGCTGCTTCCGGATCTTGATGAGCGTGCCGATCTTGCCGCGCAGGTCCGCGCCCCAGTCGAAGTAGTGGGGCCAGTACACCGTCGGCGTGCCGGGATGCGTAAGGATGTATGCGTATCCCTGCTCCACCTTGGCGCCCGGAAAGGGCCAGTGGTTCTGCCCGCCGTCGGGCGAGGGGCCGGTGTCGTGGTTGTCGACGAACGTCACGCTCATCGCCGGCCACCAGCCCAGCGCGCCCGGGATGCACCCCATCCGCCAGTACTCGGTCCGCTCCACCGCCAGCTGCAGCTGCCACTTGGTCGTGAAGTCGAACGCGGCCGAGCGGGCGCCGGTCGCGTCGATCCAGTCCATGATCATCTGCCGGTGGTAGTTGGCGTTGGAGCACGAGGCGTAGTAGTCGCCCACGATGTCCGGCCACAGCTCGCCGACTGAAAAATACGGCGTGGTCGCCGAGTTGTAGCCGCCCACGTACGACGCCGAGAAGCCCTTCACGTAATCGTACCGCCACCCGTCGAACCCGGCGGCGCTGGTGGTTTTCATCCAGTTCATCCAGCTGGTGATCTCCGTCTGCACCGATGAATAGGTGTGGTCCAGGTCGCGGGCGGCACCGTATCCGTCACCCGTGTCGTAGTTGCCCGTGCCCAGCCCCCACTCGTCGTTGCGCGTGACCGCCTGCGCGTTGCTGGCGAACGCGGGGCTGGTGAAGTCGGCCCAGTTGGTGGTGCCCACGCGGTGGTTCACCACCACGTCGCCGATCACCTTGACGCCGCGCGTCCGCAGCGCCGAGGTAGCCGAGCGGAGCTGCGCGCCGGTGCCGTACATGGACCCATCCAGGTTGCGCCACTCGTTGGGCAGGTACCCGGCCGAGTCGGCCGCGCGCGAGGCGGGCGGAAGCCAGGCCATGGTGAACCCGGCGGCCTGGATCTCGGGCGCCTTGGCCGCGACGATGTTCCACCAGTCCCAGCGATGCGAGTTCCAGTGGAACGCCTGCAGCATCACGTCGCTCCCACCCCCGGCGAACTGGGCGTAGCGCGGCACGGACGGCGCGGCCGCAGCCGGGGGCGTGGGACCGTCCACCCGCGCGGCGTCGCAGCCGGCGGCGAAGGCGGCGCCGAGGAACAGGGCCAGGGGCAGGATGCGTTTTCTGAATGGATGCGTGCTCATCGTCGTCGGGCGGAGGGATGAAGAGGCGTGTCGCGGACCGGGAGACGGGGCTCCCCGCCGCGGGGATACACCGCCACGGCAGCAGGTTCTGCGCCGTTCGTAAGCCGCCGTCACGTATTAGTTTGCAAGTCTGCCGAATTCGCGCTGCACCAGTAAAGGGCGGATTTGCTCACCATTCTGAAGCGGGGATTGCGCCCCGAATCCCCCGTCCGCGCCGACACCTGTATCTCGGAGGTGGCCGCGGTCGTGGCACAGCGGACGGGTTGCGGCCCCTGACCCAGGGGGTGAGCGGCCGGCGTTGCGACTGCGCGCTTCTCACTTCGTCCCCGCCGTTTTTGAGTTGATTCCCCAGATGGGCCCGCATATGTTCCACGACACGATCTGCGCAACGGACCCCATGTACCCCTACGGCAGCAATGCGGAGCTTCAGAGGCCGCTGGTCGTTTCTGCTGATGTTCGCCGCTGCGTGCGGAGCCGCGGGTGCCCGCGAAGGCTCACCGGGCTTTCCGGATACGGATACGCGGCGCCGCGGGGCGGTCACGGTCCGCGAGGTCAGCGTCAGTGATCCGGACGCTTCCTTCACGGCTGTAGACGCGCTGGACGTGGACTCGCGAGGGGTGGTCTACGTCCCTGACACCTACCAGCAGCGCGTCACCGTCCTCGGGTCCGACGGCACCGTGCTGCGGGCGTTCGGGCGCCGTGGAAGCGGCCCCGGCGAGTTCCGGAGCGTGCGAAGCGTTCAGGTTCTCCCAGACGACAGCCTGCTGGCGTACGACCCGTCCCTCGGCCGTGTGTCGGTCTTCCGGCCCGGCTCGGACCAGGTCGCGTACTCGGTAACCCTCGGAACCAGCGGCCAGGTGCCGTTCGACGTTTGGCGCACCCCGGACAATTCCGCTTTCGTCGCCCTGTTCAGGCCCCAGTTCGCGTTCGTCCCAGGGGCGGATTTCCGCAACAGAAACGATCACATCCGCCTCCTCGCACTGGACGGTTCCCCGATCCGGGATCTCCTGACGTTCCCGTCCAAGGCCTTCGTGGTCGCTGACAATTCCATCATGCCGCATCCGTTCGGCAACGAGGGATTCGCGCGGCTCGATTCGAAGAACCGGCTCCACTTCATCTGGTCCGACTCGCTCGCGGTCGCCCAGTACGACCTCCAGGGCCGGCGGGCCGGCGGCTTCGTACTTCCCTACCGCGCACCAGAGATCACGCGGCAGGACCATGCGGACGCGCTCGCGGCAATTCCTGACGCGGTAAGGGCGCGATTCGCCCCGGCACTGCAGGATTCCCTTCACGAGCGCTGGCCGGCGGTACGCGACGTCATCGTCGACGACCAGGACCGCATCTGGATGGCGCTCGCCGGCAGCACCCGGCAGGGAACCGAGTTGGCCGCGTTCTCGGCAAACGGCACGTACCTGGGATCGGTGCTCATCCCCGCCGGGACCGATGTTCGCCGGGTTCGCGGCAATCGTGTTTTCGGCTCGCGCATGGACGACGACGACGTACCGCACGTCGTCGTCTACGAAATGCGGAGACCGCTCCGCTGATGCGCCTCGGCATCAGCGATTTCCCCCAGCAGGAGACCACGCCAATGCTCCAGAAACTGCTTCACTCCGCCGCAGTGCTGCTCGCGGCCAGCGCTGTCGCGGTATCGTCCGCCGGGGCACAGCGAGTCGATCCGAACCGGATCGTCGACCTGCATGTGAACGCCGAGGCCGAGAACAAGTCGTTCGACATTTCGACCCTCGAGGGCCGGCGCTCGCGGTTGACGTTCGCCGG contains the following coding sequences:
- a CDS encoding alpha-amylase C-terminal beta-sheet domain-containing protein, with the translated sequence MSTHPFRKRILPLALFLGAAFAAGCDAARVDGPTPPAAAAPSVPRYAQFAGGGSDVMLQAFHWNSHRWDWWNIVAAKAPEIQAAGFTMAWLPPASRAADSAGYLPNEWRNLDGSMYGTGAQLRSATSALRTRGVKVIGDVVVNHRVGTTNWADFTSPAFASNAQAVTRNDEWGLGTGNYDTGDGYGAARDLDHTYSSVQTEITSWMNWMKTTSAAGFDGWRYDYVKGFSASYVGGYNSATTPYFSVGELWPDIVGDYYASCSNANYHRQMIMDWIDATGARSAAFDFTTKWQLQLAVERTEYWRMGCIPGALGWWPAMSVTFVDNHDTGPSPDGGQNHWPFPGAKVEQGYAYILTHPGTPTVYWPHYFDWGADLRGKIGTLIKIRKQQGVTSTSTISVQAADAYRYAAIVNGNLAMKIGPGSWSPGAGWTLAASGSDWAVWTK
- a CDS encoding carbonic anhydrase; translated protein: RRFVEGRAVGPHRNLARVREVAEGQAPFAAVLACADSRVPVEIVFDQGFGDVFVCRAAGNIVTPELIGSLEFGTLVLGARALVVLGHTQCGAVKATIAGQAVPGQISTLYRHIRPAVDRSATRELEDVARHNVRIQAELLRTSSPVIAQLIAEEKLVVAGGVYDLETGRVVLLEE
- a CDS encoding HNH endonuclease signature motif containing protein gives rise to the protein MKRTVQARKRGDRGKGLIAPPRRFRTQRDPLRLFPPATLAETYALQGYRCTNPLCEFRDLPLQAHHIIAHALGGRSIASNALILCRDCHAAVHRGVIPFETILAWKRHVRDGDAFTPRDADEIVSQVQAVPVTDCGNAHQHLVALNRLLVMINGISSVAARRTAFAQVMLAKAAVLNDTSQDHVGSLDASLLARSWRYRRLLSLGGAAARFADEAGDRAAGLRGRHYRAVGYTTIGNFARSLETLRGASSCCARWSTGSGAAIYHPLSTPGRILQELAITRVRAGGSSATARAEFERGASEGAAGDELGTELRRVKFETAVGRGNAAEHHLDVLWDTLPSSEPDMQLSLYRLRAEILIRAGCIREALHWVQTGLAGAVHARRPRMEFEFRLLDRRCHAPDAAMRSSQS